In Fundidesulfovibrio magnetotacticus, the following are encoded in one genomic region:
- a CDS encoding ATP-binding protein, giving the protein MKPLRTVTLTIDSSLENVSLVGNALRGLLEREEGPAEDAALVELAVCEAVNNAVIHAYGRRPGQPVEVSLTLGAGRLEVRVADRGRPFEAFPETLPGMPDAGELDDVPLGGWGLRIIGQAMEHVDYRSEEGRNTLTMSRPWNGVGTGQA; this is encoded by the coding sequence GTGAAACCGCTGAGAACCGTGACCCTGACCATCGACAGCTCCCTGGAGAACGTCTCCCTGGTGGGCAACGCCCTGCGCGGGCTCCTGGAGCGCGAGGAAGGCCCCGCGGAGGACGCCGCCCTGGTGGAGCTGGCCGTGTGCGAGGCCGTGAACAACGCCGTGATCCACGCCTACGGGCGCAGGCCGGGCCAGCCCGTGGAGGTGTCGCTCACGCTGGGCGCGGGCCGCCTGGAGGTGCGCGTGGCCGACAGGGGCAGGCCCTTCGAAGCCTTCCCGGAAACGCTCCCGGGCATGCCCGATGCCGGGGAGCTGGACGACGTGCCCCTGGGCGGCTGGGGCCTGCGCATCATCGGTCAGGCGATGGAGCACGTGGACTACCGCAGCGAGGAGGGGCGAAACACCCTCACCATGTCCCGGCCCTGGAACGGGGTCGGGACCGGGCAGGCCTGA
- a CDS encoding STAS domain-containing protein, producing the protein MNVMENMFGPVAVVTPLNPRLDAASCAAFRDRLEQVLDRGHELVVVDLSAVEFMDSTGLSAILRALRALAGRGRLACAGVRAGVRKLLEVTKLDQGLLDIHPDAETAARALAQGREARP; encoded by the coding sequence ATGAACGTCATGGAGAACATGTTCGGCCCCGTGGCCGTGGTGACCCCCCTGAACCCCCGACTGGACGCGGCCTCGTGCGCCGCCTTCCGGGACCGCCTCGAGCAGGTGCTGGACAGGGGGCACGAGCTGGTGGTGGTGGACCTCTCGGCCGTGGAATTCATGGATTCCACGGGGCTTTCGGCCATCCTGCGCGCCCTGCGCGCCCTGGCCGGGCGCGGCCGCCTGGCCTGTGCGGGCGTGCGCGCGGGCGTGCGCAAACTCCTGGAAGTGACCAAGCTCGACCAGGGCCTCCTGGACATCCACCCGGACGCCGAAACGGCCGCCAGGGCCCTGGCGCAAGGACGGGAGGCCAGGCCGTGA
- a CDS encoding PAS domain S-box protein, which yields MSSDQAILREVLAFLPLWLVLFAALASGAAVFLGLRLRAARMDFAARQRDCRELEQLFTFSLDMLCSLGPDGRFVRLNPAWEHTLGYRQEDLAGRRYDELIHPDDLSAVRRAADRLRGELSVAVFVCRMRRKDGAWRWIEWNAQPRDGVVVAAARDATDRLESLAALRESEERFRSLLDNVEAVSVQGYGPDGTVEYWNKASEVIYGYTRQEALGRNLTDLIIPPAMRDEVRAAVAHMASTGQPIPASELDLVRKDGSTAQVFSSHAVVQTARGNTALFCIDVDLGPLKDAQAALRESEERFRQLVECAGDALYLTDMEGRLVEVNSEAERQTGRPREELLGMSITDLDLGRDDENLAQFTRDIRENRLAVFETRMRHRQGHDFPVEVRVVHMERGGQGYMLGSARDITRRKRAEEVLTEANRTLTAILESVPSEVNVVDVRTREILFMNQAMKEAFGRDHTGEVCHKAFRSCEAPCAKCDMDILVAQDGAASAPRLWEDYNPVSGRWYLNHDRVVRWFDGRLVRVQMSLDVTARKAVEERMAASLKEKEVLLAEVHHRVKNNLQIISSLLSLQAESLEHPQALDVLAESQGRVASMAMIHEQLYSTHDFGRIEAGDYLERLLPRLAQSYRQGRDIRLDTALDTVPLTLDQAIPFGLIVNELATNAFKHGLRDAARGRLRVSLTRRDGEAELTVEDDGAGLPGGFTLDGASTLGLRLVASLADQLRGTVSARGGDGSTVFTLRFPLAEEDGR from the coding sequence ATGTCTTCTGACCAGGCTATTCTCCGGGAGGTGTTGGCGTTCCTCCCCCTTTGGCTCGTTCTCTTCGCCGCCCTGGCCTCGGGCGCGGCGGTCTTCCTGGGGCTCAGGCTGCGCGCGGCCCGGATGGACTTCGCGGCCCGCCAGCGCGACTGCCGCGAACTGGAACAGCTCTTCACCTTCAGCCTGGACATGCTCTGCTCCCTGGGGCCGGACGGTCGCTTCGTGCGCCTCAACCCCGCCTGGGAGCACACCCTGGGCTACCGCCAGGAGGACCTGGCGGGCAGGCGCTACGACGAACTGATCCACCCCGACGATCTTTCCGCGGTGCGCCGGGCCGCCGACAGGCTGCGCGGGGAGCTCTCCGTGGCGGTGTTCGTCTGCCGCATGCGGCGCAAGGACGGCGCCTGGCGCTGGATCGAATGGAACGCCCAGCCCCGCGACGGCGTGGTGGTGGCCGCCGCCCGCGACGCCACGGACCGCCTGGAATCCCTGGCAGCCCTGCGCGAGAGCGAGGAGCGCTTCCGCTCGCTCCTGGACAACGTGGAGGCCGTCTCGGTGCAGGGCTACGGCCCCGACGGCACGGTGGAATACTGGAACAAGGCCTCGGAGGTCATCTACGGTTACACCCGCCAGGAGGCGCTGGGACGCAACCTGACCGACCTGATCATCCCCCCCGCCATGCGCGACGAGGTGCGCGCGGCCGTGGCCCACATGGCCTCCACGGGCCAGCCCATTCCGGCCTCGGAGCTGGACCTCGTGCGCAAGGACGGCTCCACGGCCCAGGTTTTCTCCAGCCACGCCGTGGTGCAAACGGCGCGCGGAAACACGGCGCTTTTCTGCATCGACGTGGACCTGGGGCCCCTCAAGGACGCCCAGGCCGCGCTGCGCGAGAGCGAGGAGCGCTTCCGGCAGCTGGTGGAGTGCGCGGGCGACGCCTTGTACCTCACGGACATGGAGGGCAGGCTCGTGGAGGTGAACTCCGAGGCCGAGCGCCAGACGGGTCGCCCGCGCGAGGAGCTTCTTGGGATGTCCATCACAGACCTGGACCTGGGCCGCGACGACGAAAACCTGGCCCAGTTCACGCGCGACATCCGCGAAAACCGCCTGGCCGTCTTCGAGACGCGCATGCGCCACCGCCAGGGGCACGACTTCCCCGTGGAAGTGCGCGTGGTCCACATGGAGCGCGGGGGCCAGGGATACATGCTGGGCAGCGCCCGCGACATCACCCGGCGCAAGCGCGCGGAGGAGGTGCTCACCGAGGCCAACCGCACCCTCACCGCCATCCTGGAGAGCGTGCCCTCCGAGGTGAACGTGGTGGACGTGCGCACGCGCGAGATCCTGTTCATGAACCAGGCCATGAAGGAGGCCTTCGGCCGCGACCACACGGGCGAGGTCTGCCACAAGGCCTTCCGCTCCTGCGAGGCCCCCTGCGCGAAGTGCGACATGGACATCCTCGTGGCCCAGGACGGCGCGGCCTCGGCCCCCAGGCTCTGGGAAGACTACAACCCCGTCTCGGGCCGCTGGTACCTCAACCACGACCGCGTGGTGCGCTGGTTCGACGGACGCCTCGTGCGCGTGCAGATGTCGCTGGACGTCACGGCCCGCAAGGCCGTGGAGGAGCGCATGGCCGCCTCGCTCAAGGAGAAGGAGGTGCTGCTCGCGGAGGTACACCACCGGGTGAAGAACAACCTCCAGATCATCTCGAGCCTGTTGAGCCTCCAGGCCGAGAGCCTGGAGCACCCCCAGGCCCTGGACGTGCTCGCCGAAAGCCAGGGCCGCGTGGCCTCCATGGCCATGATCCACGAGCAACTCTACAGCACCCACGACTTCGGGCGCATCGAGGCGGGAGACTACCTGGAGCGCCTGCTGCCCCGCCTGGCCCAGTCCTACCGCCAGGGGCGCGACATCCGCCTGGACACCGCGCTGGACACCGTGCCCCTCACCCTGGACCAGGCCATACCCTTCGGGCTCATCGTCAACGAACTGGCCACCAACGCCTTCAAGCACGGCCTGCGCGACGCGGCGCGGGGCAGGCTGCGCGTCTCCCTGACCAGGAGGGACGGCGAGGCGGAACTGACGGTGGAGGACGACGGCGCGGGCCTGCCCGGGGGGTTCACGCTGGACGGGGCTTCCACGCTGGGGCTCAGGCTGGTGGCCAGCCTGGCGGACCAGTTGCGAGGCACGGTGAGCGCGCGCGGCGGCGACGGGAGCACGGTCTTCACCCTGCGCTTCCCCCTGGCGGAGGAGGATGGACGCTAG
- a CDS encoding DNA integrity scanning protein DisA nucleotide-binding domain protein, producing MIQNTAKQLSARNVLEGLRKGLTRFSGICRAALIMAESPASPLTVHDPRRLLRGHEPKLAKVFLESDEWRSQAPDTLSMKPFGQAVWAPKLHLTGLICSGGYSQPLFYQMWFTELHPNMCSTGPTERWLEHASWLLAHDYASEGAFFTSASKHALEAFEQHAVRNHLFTEMSRTLGRPPQVPLYPILEAVLAVSSTREEGQAPSGRIIFVEPRDAQDIPWLVRFPATERPSLSNAKHVRKLLLAVEDSTRRLVSDGERVLGISAPAGHLAARLTADFQDRFGFLRLGGRPVCSFVDGAYQSSTRKPNLVLLEEALLESNLSPDDASRLFHIVTAVVDEARRRGFGCSLVLDPEGTLPPMAGQHVDPPLDLDDPQNLDLAKSLAKLDGALHLIGGSNLAAFACLLDGKGVESEDRSRGARFNSALRFTAMHQGIIAVVVSADAPVFIFQGGVQLNAMCDLGHEDVLDLTPPALADWLEGQ from the coding sequence ATGATCCAGAACACCGCCAAACAGCTGAGCGCGCGAAACGTCCTGGAAGGGCTGCGCAAGGGGCTCACGCGTTTCTCCGGCATCTGCCGGGCGGCGCTCATCATGGCCGAAAGCCCGGCGTCGCCCCTTACCGTGCACGACCCCCGCAGGCTCCTGCGCGGCCACGAGCCCAAGCTGGCCAAAGTCTTCCTGGAATCCGACGAGTGGCGCTCCCAGGCCCCGGACACCCTGTCCATGAAGCCTTTCGGCCAGGCGGTGTGGGCGCCCAAGCTGCACCTCACCGGGCTCATCTGCTCGGGCGGCTATTCCCAGCCCCTCTTCTACCAGATGTGGTTCACCGAACTCCATCCCAACATGTGCTCCACCGGCCCCACCGAGCGCTGGCTCGAACACGCCTCCTGGCTGCTGGCCCACGACTACGCCTCCGAGGGCGCGTTCTTCACCTCGGCCTCCAAGCACGCCCTGGAGGCCTTCGAGCAGCACGCCGTGCGCAACCACCTCTTCACCGAGATGTCGCGCACTCTGGGCCGCCCGCCCCAGGTGCCCCTCTATCCCATCCTGGAGGCCGTGCTGGCCGTTTCCTCCACCCGCGAGGAGGGCCAGGCCCCCTCGGGGCGCATCATCTTCGTGGAGCCGCGCGACGCCCAGGACATCCCCTGGCTGGTGCGCTTCCCGGCCACGGAGCGCCCTTCGCTCTCCAACGCCAAGCACGTGCGCAAGCTCCTGTTGGCCGTGGAGGACTCCACCCGCCGCCTGGTCAGCGACGGCGAGCGGGTGCTGGGCATCAGCGCCCCGGCCGGGCACCTGGCGGCGCGCCTCACCGCCGACTTCCAGGACCGCTTCGGCTTCCTGCGCCTGGGCGGGCGTCCCGTGTGCAGCTTCGTGGACGGGGCCTACCAGTCCAGCACGCGCAAGCCCAACCTGGTGCTCCTGGAAGAGGCCCTGCTCGAATCGAACCTCTCTCCCGACGACGCCAGCCGCCTCTTCCACATCGTGACCGCCGTGGTGGACGAGGCCCGACGGCGCGGCTTCGGCTGCTCCCTCGTGCTCGACCCCGAGGGCACGCTCCCGCCCATGGCCGGACAGCACGTGGACCCTCCCCTGGACCTGGACGACCCCCAGAACCTGGACCTGGCCAAGTCCCTGGCCAAGCTCGACGGGGCGCTCCACCTCATCGGGGGCTCGAACCTGGCCGCCTTCGCCTGCCTGCTCGACGGCAAGGGCGTGGAATCCGAAGACCGTTCGCGCGGGGCGCGCTTCAACTCGGCCCTGCGCTTCACGGCCATGCACCAGGGCATCATCGCCGTGGTGGTTTCGGCCGACGCGCCGGTGTTCATCTTCCAGGGCGGCGTGCAGCTCAACGCCATGTGCGACCTGGGCCACGAGGACGTCCTGGACCTGACCCCACCCGCCCTGGCCGACTGGCTGGAGGGCCAATGA
- a CDS encoding deoxyribodipyrimidine photo-lyase has translation MNEHRTRLLSPGTEGAGPVLYWMHRDHRARDNWGLAQAFLLARRAGCSVAAFHCLDPDYPAPNPAHVRFLLGGLEETARGLEALGVPFARLLGDPPVQAARLARAVDARAVVADFDPLRHKRRWLRDAARAMPCPLYETDSRNTVPCIAASDKRETAARTLRPKIRRLLPEFLEEFPALPVQERPPLLPPHPGLQGLEQALPRLAGARAPQGFAPGEDAAAAALERFVRHGLAGYAQARNNPSRDAQSGLSPWLHFGMLSGQRAALSAASAEAPEEDRQAFLEELVVRRELADNFCLHAQDYDQTSCYPAWARASLEKHRGDPRPALYPRDRLEAARTDDPAWNAAQTELVRTGKMHGYMRMYWCKKLLEWTPCVEEAQALAVDFNDRLSLDGRDPNGYAGIAWSLGGVHDRPWGDRPVFGVVRSMTLAGLHRKFDVEAYAVRVRNPG, from the coding sequence ATGAACGAACACCGGACCAGACTCCTCTCCCCGGGCACGGAAGGCGCAGGCCCCGTGCTCTACTGGATGCACCGCGACCACCGCGCCCGCGACAACTGGGGCCTGGCCCAGGCTTTCCTGCTGGCCCGGCGCGCCGGGTGCTCCGTGGCCGCCTTCCACTGCCTGGACCCGGACTACCCCGCCCCCAACCCGGCCCACGTGCGCTTCCTCCTGGGCGGCCTGGAGGAGACCGCCCGGGGCCTGGAGGCCCTGGGCGTGCCCTTCGCGCGCCTGCTGGGCGACCCGCCCGTCCAGGCCGCGCGCCTGGCCCGCGCCGTGGACGCCCGCGCCGTGGTGGCAGACTTCGACCCGCTGCGCCACAAGCGCCGCTGGCTCCGGGACGCCGCCCGGGCCATGCCCTGCCCTCTTTACGAGACCGACTCGCGCAACACGGTCCCCTGCATCGCGGCCTCCGACAAACGCGAGACGGCCGCGCGCACCCTCCGACCCAAGATCCGCAGGCTCCTGCCGGAATTCCTGGAGGAGTTCCCCGCCCTGCCCGTGCAGGAGCGCCCCCCTCTTCTGCCGCCCCATCCCGGGCTCCAAGGCCTGGAGCAGGCCCTGCCGCGCCTTGCCGGAGCGCGCGCCCCCCAGGGCTTCGCGCCCGGGGAGGACGCCGCAGCGGCGGCCCTGGAGCGCTTCGTCCGGCACGGGCTCGCAGGCTACGCCCAGGCCCGCAACAACCCCTCCCGGGACGCCCAGTCCGGGCTCTCGCCCTGGCTGCACTTCGGCATGCTCTCGGGCCAGCGCGCGGCCCTCTCGGCCGCCTCGGCCGAGGCCCCGGAGGAGGACCGCCAGGCCTTCCTGGAGGAACTCGTGGTCCGGCGCGAACTGGCCGACAACTTCTGCCTCCACGCCCAGGACTACGACCAGACCTCCTGCTATCCCGCCTGGGCCAGGGCCTCCCTGGAGAAGCACCGGGGCGACCCGCGCCCGGCCCTCTACCCCCGCGACCGGCTGGAGGCCGCCCGCACCGACGATCCCGCCTGGAATGCGGCCCAGACCGAACTGGTCCGCACGGGCAAGATGCACGGCTACATGCGCATGTACTGGTGCAAGAAGCTCCTGGAATGGACCCCCTGCGTGGAGGAGGCCCAGGCCCTGGCCGTGGATTTCAACGACCGCCTCTCCCTGGACGGGCGCGACCCCAACGGCTACGCGGGCATCGCCTGGTCCCTGGGCGGCGTGCACGACAGGCCCTGGGGCGATCGCCCCGTGTTCGGCGTGGTGCGCTCCATGACCCTGGCCGGCCTGCACCGCAAGTTCGACGTGGAGGCCTACGCCGTCCGGGTCCGCAACCCTGGCTGA
- a CDS encoding toxin-antitoxin system YwqK family antitoxin — protein sequence MRVLFLLLLLAFTAVPARSMDQPSVSPEEMEERGGLIHKAGDNAPFTGLVRDLHASGKPRLEARYEAGRLAWSRLWYESGQLAEEVAVAQDTWTIKRYAENGRIEEETVARFRDGRKFSEQSRLWDESGVLRTEAGFQGGKLQGPLKEYAPDGALVRDEVYEQGKLVRKNK from the coding sequence ATGCGCGTCCTTTTCCTCCTCCTGCTTCTGGCCTTCACCGCCGTGCCGGCCCGGTCCATGGACCAGCCTTCCGTCTCCCCGGAGGAGATGGAGGAGCGCGGCGGGCTCATCCACAAGGCCGGGGACAACGCCCCCTTCACGGGCCTCGTGCGCGACCTGCACGCCTCCGGCAAGCCCCGCCTGGAGGCCCGCTACGAGGCTGGAAGGCTGGCCTGGAGCAGGCTCTGGTACGAATCCGGCCAATTGGCCGAAGAGGTGGCGGTGGCCCAGGACACCTGGACCATCAAGCGCTACGCCGAAAACGGGCGCATCGAGGAGGAAACCGTGGCCCGCTTCCGCGACGGCCGCAAATTCTCCGAGCAGTCCAGGCTGTGGGACGAATCCGGCGTTCTGCGCACGGAGGCCGGGTTCCAGGGCGGCAAGCTGCAAGGCCCCCTCAAGGAATACGCCCCGGACGGCGCCCTCGTGCGCGACGAAGTCTACGAACAGGGCAAACTGGTCCGCAAAAACAAGTAG
- a CDS encoding M23 family metallopeptidase, with amino-acid sequence MRRSTAWVLYVRRRDGSLRRGLRLPAWVLGVVLLAAVAGTGHLVWRLPDLAGLAGLDVLERGEEGSRQAWREALIAQHGRLAALSRALDASAGFNAGLASVVKLPPTRGPERSIGSAGQVEGGFADEVRLSRQLAATSRALLEEVAFQEARQRLLASILRERATELAGRPSLWPVRGALNSDFGYRFMGRARDFHNGVDIGVPVGTPVSAPADGTVSFVGYESGYGLMVVIEHRSGVSTAYAHLRSAEVAPGEEIRRGARIAHSGMSGRTTGSHLHYEVRVNGQPVDPMPFMVN; translated from the coding sequence ATGAGACGTTCCACCGCCTGGGTGCTCTACGTGCGCCGCCGCGACGGCAGCCTGCGGCGCGGCCTGCGCCTGCCCGCGTGGGTTTTGGGCGTGGTGCTCCTGGCAGCCGTGGCGGGGACGGGCCATCTGGTCTGGAGGCTGCCCGACCTGGCCGGGCTCGCCGGGCTGGACGTGCTGGAGCGCGGCGAGGAGGGCTCGCGCCAGGCTTGGCGCGAGGCGCTCATCGCACAGCACGGCCGCCTTGCCGCCCTCTCCCGCGCGCTCGACGCCTCCGCCGGGTTCAACGCGGGCCTCGCCTCCGTGGTCAAGCTGCCCCCGACGCGCGGCCCGGAGCGCTCCATTGGTTCCGCAGGTCAGGTGGAGGGCGGCTTCGCCGACGAGGTGCGCCTGAGCCGCCAGCTGGCCGCCACCTCGCGCGCCCTGCTGGAGGAGGTTGCCTTCCAGGAGGCCCGCCAGCGCCTGCTGGCCTCCATCCTGCGCGAGCGCGCCACGGAACTGGCCGGTCGGCCCTCCCTGTGGCCCGTGCGCGGCGCGCTCAACTCCGATTTCGGCTACCGCTTCATGGGCCGCGCGCGCGATTTCCACAACGGCGTGGACATCGGCGTGCCCGTGGGCACGCCCGTGTCGGCCCCGGCCGACGGCACGGTGTCCTTCGTGGGGTACGAGTCCGGCTACGGGCTCATGGTGGTCATCGAACACCGTAGCGGGGTGAGCACCGCCTACGCCCACCTGCGCTCGGCAGAGGTGGCCCCGGGCGAGGAAATCCGGCGCGGCGCGCGCATCGCCCACTCGGGAATGAGCGGACGCACCACAGGCTCGCACCTGCACTACGAGGTGCGCGTGAACGGGCAGCCCGTGGATCCCATGCCCTTCATGGTCAATTAA
- a CDS encoding CgeB family protein, with protein MARRTASGFWEAVRRPRFRSPQPRALVLTSGYFLQREALSAMERLGWHALALSLPKGERASGAYVEALLEAAFTFQPDFALTVNHLGLDRQGEIMALFEKMALPLATWFVDSPRLILHDFPGQASPWCQAFSWDRDTLPFLTGAGFTDARWLPLGCDTGLFAPGAPGKAAWERDASFVGDSMAQPSTRLVKRLSRHSGAARAARAAAPDYAQAPERDAISFFRAGRPDLLALWESLDDTLARLDLEQLVTWEATRLYRLDCVKRLAPFAPLVAGDDGWRKLLPGGGFSFHPPLNYREELPGFYPRSKVNFNATSLQMKGAVNQRVFDVPACGGFLLTDRREQMDELFEPGKESATYADPGEIEDLARHFLAHPAERERVAQAARARVLAGHDYTHRLRTMLKVLRRRYA; from the coding sequence GTGGCCCGCCGCACCGCGAGCGGCTTCTGGGAGGCCGTGCGCAGGCCGCGCTTCCGTTCGCCCCAGCCCCGCGCCCTGGTGCTCACCAGCGGCTACTTCCTCCAGCGCGAGGCCCTCTCGGCCATGGAACGCCTGGGCTGGCACGCCCTGGCGCTGAGCCTCCCCAAGGGGGAACGCGCCAGCGGTGCCTACGTGGAAGCCCTGCTGGAAGCCGCTTTCACCTTCCAGCCAGACTTCGCGCTCACCGTGAACCACCTGGGGCTCGACCGCCAGGGCGAGATCATGGCCCTGTTCGAGAAGATGGCCCTGCCCCTGGCCACCTGGTTCGTGGACAGCCCCCGGCTCATCCTGCACGACTTCCCCGGCCAGGCGAGCCCCTGGTGCCAGGCCTTCAGCTGGGACCGCGACACCCTGCCCTTCCTGACCGGGGCCGGATTCACCGATGCCCGCTGGCTGCCCCTGGGCTGCGACACGGGGCTCTTCGCCCCCGGCGCTCCCGGCAAAGCGGCCTGGGAGCGCGACGCGAGCTTCGTGGGCGATTCCATGGCCCAACCCTCGACCCGCCTGGTCAAACGGCTCTCCCGACACTCCGGCGCGGCCCGGGCCGCCCGCGCCGCCGCGCCTGACTACGCCCAGGCCCCAGAGCGCGACGCCATCTCCTTCTTCCGCGCCGGACGCCCCGACCTGCTTGCCCTCTGGGAATCCCTGGACGACACCCTGGCCCGGCTGGACCTGGAGCAGCTTGTCACCTGGGAAGCCACGCGGCTCTACCGTCTGGACTGCGTGAAGCGGCTCGCGCCCTTCGCGCCTCTGGTGGCCGGCGACGACGGCTGGCGCAAGCTCCTGCCGGGGGGCGGCTTCAGCTTCCACCCGCCCCTGAACTACCGGGAAGAGCTGCCGGGCTTCTATCCACGCAGCAAGGTGAACTTCAACGCCACCAGCCTCCAGATGAAGGGCGCGGTGAACCAGCGGGTCTTCGACGTTCCCGCGTGCGGGGGGTTCCTGCTCACCGACCGCCGCGAGCAGATGGACGAACTCTTCGAGCCGGGAAAGGAATCGGCCACCTACGCCGACCCGGGGGAGATCGAGGACCTGGCGCGCCACTTCCTGGCCCACCCGGCCGAGCGCGAGCGCGTGGCCCAGGCCGCCAGGGCCCGGGTGCTGGCCGGGCACGACTACACCCACCGCCTGCGTACGATGCTCAAGGTTCTGCGGCGGCGCTACGCCTGA
- a CDS encoding YajQ family cyclic di-GMP-binding protein codes for MPSFDAVSKVDLQEVDNAVNNTVKEIATRFDFRGSKTEVRLDKKDKNLVVITESEMRAKAVREMLIGNLVKRKVDVKSVEFGEAKPAGGSLMRLEAKIKEGVDKDTARKIVALVKDSKIKVQTQIMDDMVRVTGKKIDDLQAVMRLLGGSDLEVPLQYVNMKS; via the coding sequence ATGCCCTCGTTCGACGCCGTGAGCAAGGTGGACCTGCAGGAAGTGGACAACGCCGTGAACAATACGGTGAAGGAGATCGCCACGCGCTTCGATTTCCGGGGCTCCAAGACCGAGGTCCGCCTGGACAAGAAGGACAAGAATCTGGTGGTGATCACCGAAAGCGAGATGCGCGCCAAGGCCGTGCGCGAGATGCTCATCGGCAACCTGGTGAAGCGCAAGGTGGACGTGAAAAGCGTGGAGTTCGGCGAGGCCAAGCCTGCGGGCGGCTCGCTCATGCGCCTGGAAGCCAAGATCAAGGAAGGGGTGGACAAGGACACGGCGCGCAAGATCGTGGCCCTGGTGAAGGACTCCAAGATCAAGGTGCAGACCCAGATCATGGACGACATGGTCCGTGTGACCGGCAAGAAGATCGACGATCTCCAGGCCGTGATGCGCCTGCTGGGCGGGTCGGACCTGGAAGTTCCCCTGCAATACGTCAACATGAAAAGCTAG